A region from the Desulfomonilaceae bacterium genome encodes:
- a CDS encoding sugar transferase, whose translation MLKVVESNGAGCEAFFPRRDATATASRLKRLSLELWKRRRCMLLVLDATVILTAFLIAYMIRFQTELQNYFSTKEQLDLEAYFMSAYIRAAIIFTVLWLAMMARDGLYSHRLISASSPSAEVQQILWSGLQSLAILMAISFLFRGFLLSRFVYGISFGLSAIGIIASRELGRRLTQKVLKLGVPARRTLVIGTAPLAIQFASTLETKSNGFQEVVGFLEFPDERCSNPENTPGCKIVGDVNEIDVVRSKIEFDRVIVSATDFVGPKEQDRSPLLLRVLNYCEAYGIPLYLISFSTDVMVLRSEMGSYHGIPLLLLRDSTRHPVYMVVKRFLDILLSLVVLILGAPLWIAIAISIKRGSKGPVLYVQERIGMNGKPFKMLKFRSMIEGADDQLAELVDFSSMSEPVFNLRKDPRVTKIGSFLRRTSLDEIPQFINVLKGEMSVVGPRPERTELVQLYNDYQWRRLKAKPGITGYQQVMSRGDPSLSRRIEFDLYYLKRQSIWFDLAVLFKTIIVVIRGDGMK comes from the coding sequence ATGCTAAAAGTCGTCGAGTCGAATGGCGCGGGGTGTGAGGCTTTTTTCCCCCGTCGCGATGCTACGGCTACCGCATCCCGATTGAAGCGGCTTTCTCTGGAACTCTGGAAAAGACGCCGTTGTATGCTGTTGGTTCTCGACGCGACAGTTATATTAACCGCTTTCCTCATAGCATACATGATCCGTTTTCAAACAGAACTCCAAAATTATTTCTCCACTAAGGAACAACTCGACCTCGAAGCATATTTTATGTCCGCGTATATTCGGGCCGCTATAATATTTACGGTCTTGTGGCTGGCAATGATGGCGCGGGATGGTCTTTACAGCCACAGATTGATCTCGGCAAGCTCACCCTCAGCCGAAGTTCAACAAATCCTATGGTCTGGATTACAGTCTCTCGCAATACTCATGGCAATTTCGTTCCTATTCAGGGGCTTCTTGTTATCCAGATTCGTTTATGGAATTTCTTTCGGGTTAAGCGCTATAGGTATAATAGCCTCAAGAGAGTTAGGGCGACGCCTGACCCAGAAAGTGCTTAAGCTAGGGGTACCAGCGAGACGAACGCTGGTGATCGGAACAGCTCCTCTTGCAATTCAATTTGCTTCAACCCTGGAAACAAAATCAAATGGCTTTCAGGAAGTTGTAGGCTTCCTGGAATTTCCAGACGAGAGGTGTTCTAACCCTGAAAACACGCCTGGCTGTAAGATCGTGGGAGATGTGAACGAAATAGATGTTGTGAGGAGCAAAATAGAATTCGATAGAGTCATAGTATCCGCTACTGATTTTGTTGGTCCAAAAGAACAAGATCGCAGTCCCCTGCTGCTAAGGGTCCTGAATTACTGCGAGGCTTATGGGATACCTCTTTATCTGATATCCTTTTCTACAGACGTCATGGTTTTGCGCTCCGAAATGGGTAGTTACCATGGAATTCCGCTCCTGCTCCTGAGAGATTCAACCCGTCATCCTGTCTATATGGTAGTAAAGCGGTTTCTAGACATATTGCTGTCGTTGGTGGTTTTGATATTAGGCGCCCCTCTATGGATTGCTATAGCCATATCCATCAAGCGCGGCAGCAAAGGACCGGTTCTGTATGTTCAAGAGAGAATCGGCATGAACGGTAAACCATTCAAGATGCTAAAGTTTAGATCCATGATTGAAGGAGCTGATGATCAACTCGCTGAACTCGTAGATTTTTCCTCAATGTCGGAACCGGTTTTCAACCTACGTAAAGATCCCAGGGTCACAAAAATAGGCTCGTTTCTGCGTAGAACCAGTCTTGACGAAATACCTCAATTTATCAATGTGTTAAAAGGTGAAATGAGCGTTGTGGGGCCCAGGCCGGAACGCACCGAACTGGTTCAACTGTACAATGATTATCAGTGGAGACGACTAAAGGCTAAGCCCGGAATCACTGGATATCAACAGGTTATGAGCCGTGGAGACCCATCACTGTCTAGAAGGATCGAATTTGATCTCTATTATCTCAAGCGCCAGAGCATCTGGTTTGATTTGGCGGTGCTGTTCAAGACGATCATTGTGGTAATTCGCGGAGACGGGATGAAATAA
- a CDS encoding glycosyltransferase: MIDIKTLRVALAHHWFLTMAGGEKVCEAICEILDAPDLYSIVADTGSMSPTLKKSALKTSFIQKLPKAQKYYRYFAALFPLAVESFDLSSYDLVISSDSSVVKGIKTLPETCHICFCHSPMRYAWNAFHDYTREFGTFKKGLASVVMSYLAVYDHTASARVDYFAAPSETSRKRIKKYYRRDAVVIHPPCDVDRFKPIDRFDDYYLFVGRLVGYKMADLAVKAFTLNKKRLLIVGEGPETQNLKAIASKNVEFLGWVPDDELARIYSNCKALIFPGEEDFGIVPVEAQAAGRPVIAYGKGGALETVIPNETGLFFYDRSVESLAVAIGEMEKRIDEFETKKIVSNAARFSKQNFITKFENYTLQCLEEHRSNFS; encoded by the coding sequence ATGATTGACATTAAGACTTTAAGGGTGGCTCTAGCTCATCACTGGTTCTTGACCATGGCGGGCGGAGAAAAGGTCTGCGAAGCAATCTGCGAGATCCTAGACGCTCCGGATCTATATTCAATCGTCGCCGATACGGGATCCATGAGTCCCACATTAAAAAAATCGGCGCTCAAGACAAGTTTTATTCAGAAATTGCCTAAAGCCCAAAAATACTATCGCTATTTTGCAGCTCTGTTTCCGCTTGCCGTAGAATCATTCGATTTATCATCCTACGACTTGGTTATCAGTAGTGACTCAAGTGTCGTCAAGGGAATTAAAACCCTGCCGGAAACTTGCCACATCTGTTTTTGTCATTCTCCGATGAGATATGCGTGGAACGCGTTCCATGATTACACGCGTGAATTTGGGACATTCAAGAAGGGTCTGGCATCAGTTGTCATGAGCTATCTGGCAGTATATGATCACACTGCTTCTGCTCGTGTAGACTATTTCGCAGCGCCGTCGGAAACATCGAGGAAGCGCATAAAAAAATACTATCGCCGAGACGCTGTTGTTATTCATCCTCCATGCGACGTGGATCGTTTCAAACCTATTGACCGATTTGATGATTATTACCTGTTCGTCGGACGCTTGGTCGGATACAAAATGGCTGACCTTGCGGTGAAGGCGTTCACATTGAACAAGAAGCGACTTCTGATTGTGGGCGAGGGACCAGAGACACAGAATCTCAAGGCAATCGCGTCGAAAAACGTTGAATTTCTAGGGTGGGTTCCAGACGATGAATTGGCAAGAATCTATTCCAACTGCAAGGCGCTCATATTCCCCGGTGAGGAAGATTTCGGTATTGTCCCTGTTGAGGCTCAGGCTGCAGGGCGTCCAGTTATCGCCTACGGTAAGGGAGGCGCTTTGGAGACTGTAATTCCTAACGAAACGGGACTGTTCTTTTACGACAGGTCGGTGGAATCACTTGCCGTGGCCATTGGAGAGATGGAAAAACGGATAGACGAATTTGAAACCAAAAAAATTGTAAGTAACGCCGCTCGATTTTCCAAACAGAATTTCATCACAAAGTTTGAGAATTATACACTTCAATGTTTGGAAGAGCACCGTTCCAATTTTAGTTAA